The Pseudomonas sp. SCA2728.1_7 DNA segment GGGGGTAGAGCACTGTTTCGGCTAGGGGGTCATCCCGACTTACCAAACCGATGCAAACTCCGAATACCTACAAGTGCCGAGCATGGGAGACACACGGCGGGTGCTAACGTCCGTCGTGAAAAGGGAAACAACCCAGACCGTCAGCTAAGGTCCCAAAGTTATGGTTAAGTGGGAAACGATGTGGGAAGGCTTAGACAGCTAGGAGGTTGGCTTAGAAGCAGCCACCCTTTAAAGAAAGCGTAATAGCTCACTAGTCGAGTCGGCCTGCGCGGAAGATGTAACGGGGCTCAAACCATACACCGAAGCTACGGGTATCATCTTCGGATGATGCGGTAGAGGAGCGTTCTGTAAGCCTGTGAAGGTGAGTTGAGAAGCTTGCTGGAGGTATCAGAAGTGCGAATGCTGACATGAGTAACGACAATGGGTGTGAAAAACACCCACGCCGAAAGACCAAGGTTTCCTGCGCAACGTTAATCGACGCAGGGTTAGTCGGTCCCTAAGGCGAGGCTGAAAAGCGTAGTCGATGGAAAACAGGTTAATATTCCTGTACTTCTGGTTATTGCGATGGAGGGACGGAGAAGGCTAGGCCAGCTTGGCGTTGGTTGTCCAAGTTTAAGGTGGTAGGCTGAGATCTTAGGTAAATCCGGGATCTTAAGGCCGAGAGCTGATGACGAGTGTTCTTTTAGAACACGAAGTGGTTGATGCCATGCTTCCAAGAAAAGCTTCTAAGCTTCAGGTAACCAGGAACCGTACCCCAAACCGACACAGGTGGTTGGGTAGAGAATACCAAGGCGCTTGAGAGAACTCGGGTGAAGGAACTAGGCAAAATGGCACCGTAACTTCGGGAGAAGGTGCGCCGGTGAGGGTGAAGGACTTGCTCCGTAAGCTCATGCCGGTCGAAGATACCAGGCCGCTGCGACTGTTTATTAAAAACACAGCACTCTGCAAACACGAAAGTGGACGTATAGGGTGTGACGCCTGCCCGGTGCCGGAAGGTTAATTGATGGGGTTAGCTAACGCGAAGCTCTTGATCGAAGCCCCGGTAAACGGCGGCCGTAACTATAACGGTCCTAAGGTAGCGAAATTCCTTGTCGGGTAAGTTCCGACCTGCACGAATGGCGTAACGATGGCGGCGCTGTCTCCACCCGAGACTCAGTGAAATTGAAATCGCTGTGAAGATGCAGTGTATCCGCGGCTAGACGGAAAGACCCCGTGAACCTTTACTATAGCTTTGCACTGGACTTTGAATTTGCTTGTGTAGGATAGGTGGGAGGCTTTGAAGCGTGGACGCCAGTTCGCGTGGAGCCATCCTTGAAATACCACCCTGGCAACTTTGAGGTTCTAACTCAGGTCCGTTATCCGGATCGAGGACAGTGTATGGTGGGTAGTTTGACTGGGGCGGTCTCCTCCTAAAGAGTAACGGAGGAGTACGAAGGTGCGCTCAGACCGGTCGGAAATCGGTCGTAGAGTATAAAGGCAAAAGCGCGCTTGACTGCGAGACAGACACGTCGAGCAGGTACGAAAGTAGGTCTTAGTGATCCGGTGGTTCTGTATGGAAGGGCCATCGCTCAACGGATAAAAGGTACTCCGGGGATAACAGGCTGATACCGCCCAAGAGTTCATATCGACGGCGGTGTTTGGCACCTCGATGTCGGCTCATCACATCCTGGGGCTGAAGCCGGTCCCAAGGGTATGGCTGTTCGCCATTTAAAGTGGTACGCGAGCTGGGTTTAGAACGTCGTGAGACAGTTCGGTCCCTATCTGCCGTGGACGTTTGAGATTTGAGAGGGGCTGCTCCTAGTACGAGAGGACCGGAGTGGACGAACCTCTGGTGTTCCGGTTGTCACGCCAGTGGCATTGCCGGGTAGCTATGTTCGGGAAAGATAACCGCTGAAAGCATCTAAGCGGGAAACTTGCCTCAAGATGAGATCTCACTGGAACCTTGAGTTCCCTGAAGGGCCGTCGAAGACTACGACGTTGATAGGTTGGGTGTGTAAGCGCTGTGAGGCGTTGAGCTAACCAATACTAATTGCCCGTGAGGCTTGACCATATAACACCCAAGCAATTTGCGTCGAAAGGCCAAGTTGCGGTGTGTGAAGACGAAACGAACCGAAAGTTCGATGTTCACAAACACCGAAAGCTGTCACATACCCAATTTGCTGAAGCGAGGCCATCTGGCCACGACTCAGTACCCGAATTTCTTGACGACCATAGAGCGTTGGAACCACCTGATCCCATCCCGAACTCAGCAGTGAAACGATGCATCGCCGATGGTAGTGTGGGGTTTCCCCATGTGAGAGTAGGTCATCGTCAAGATTAAATTCCGAAACCCCAATTGCGAAAGCAGTTGGGGTTTTGTTTTGCCCGCAAGAAAAGCATCTGCTTGATTTCTATGCAACGGCCCGGTGCATGGCTATTATTCGGGCCTCATTGTGAGGCGAGACCTGCATGTTGACGTTGTTGAACCTTCTGAAAGATGGTCGATTCCATTCTGGTCAGGATCTGGGGGCCGCCCTGGGGATAAGTCGAAGTGCGGTATGGAAGCAACTTCAGCATCTTGAAGCTGAGCTTGGTCTGTCTATCCATAAAGTGCGGGGGCGGGGCTATCAATTGGCTTCGCCATTGATGCTTCTCGACGCTCTGACGATATCCGCAATTGCGCCATCTTGGCCGGTGACCGTCCTGGATTCGGTCGACTCGACAAACGCTGAGGCTTTGCGTGCAATCGGCCAAGGGGGGCAGGCGCCCTTTTTGGTGCTCGCGGAGCGACAAGTCTCTGGGCGCGGAAGAAGAGGTCGCAAGTGGGTGAGCCCGTTTGCTGAAAATCTCTATTACAGTCTTGTCCTGCGCATCGATGGCGGAATGCGCCAGCTTGAGGGCTTGAGTCTTGTTGTGGGATTGGCTGTCTTGCAGGCTCTGAGAAACTTTGGGGTGCCAGGTGCGGGATTGAAGTGGCCTAACGATGTCTTGGTGGGTAACAAGAAAATAGCGGGCATTCTTCTTGAGCTCGTCGGCGATCCGGCAGACGTTTGCCACGTGGTCCTGGGTATTGGCGTCAACGTGAATATGCAGGTGGCTGATGAGGTGGATCAGCAATGGACTTCAATTCGGCTTGAGTCAGGCAGAAGCAGTGATCGCAACGCCTTGGTGGTTGAGTTGAGTAAGCAATTAAGTGCTTACATTCAGCGCCATCAAGTCGATGGTTTTTCGGCTCTTCAGTCGGAATGGGAGGCTAACCATCTATGGCAAGATCGCTCGGTGTCATTGATCGCCGGTTCCAACCATGTAGATGGTGTGGTGCTCGGAATAGATAGTCAGGGTGCGCTGCGTCTGAAGGTGAGTGGTGTGGAAAAAGTCTTTAGTGGTGGTGAGCTCAGCCTGAGGTTGCGTGATGATTCTTGAGCTCGACTGTGGAAACAGCTTTATTAAGTGGCGTGTGCTGAAGGCTGCGCCCGTCGCTATTTTTTCTGAAGGAGTTGTCGGCTCTGATATCGCGTTGCTTGACAGTTTAAGGTCCCTTGAAGGGCTTGTACTGCGCAAGTGTCGCCTGGTCAGCGTCAGGACTGCGGAAGAGACGGATGTATTGATCGATGCTCTCGAGCGGGAGTTCGGTGTTTCTGCGGTGTGTGCGAAGTCTGCTCGTGAAATGTCTGGTGTCAAAAATGGTTATGAAGACTACGAGCGTCTAGGGCTTGATCGATGGTTGGCCATGCTTGGCGGGTTTCATCTGGCATCGGGCGGCGCTTGCCTTGTACTCGATTTCGGTACGGCGGTAACTGCTGATTTTATTGCTTCTGATGGTGACCATCTTGGCGGCTTTATTTGCCCTGGAATTCCATTGATGCGAGATCAGCTGCGTACTCATACCCGCAAGATTCGCTATGGGGATCAGGCGGCTGAGCGTGCACTGTCCAGTATTGCGCCTGGGCGCACCACCGTTGAGGCGGTGGAGCGCGGGTGTGCATTGATGCTGCGAGGTTTCGTCTTGACGCAGTTGGAGCTGGCGCGCTCTTACTGGGGGGAAGGCTTCACAGTCTTTATAACTGGCGGTGATGCTGAATTGGTCGCGGATGTCGCGCCTGAGGCCCGAGTCGTTCCCGACCTGGTATTTGTAGGGTTGGCCATGGCGTGTCCTTTTTCCTGAGGTTTGTATGCGTTGGTTGTTCCTCCTGCTTCTTGTTCTCAACGTTTTCTATTATGTCTGGCATCAGCAAGAGGCACCCTTGCGGGCGAAAGATGTAACGCCCCTCAGTTTGTATCGGGGTTCCCAGCAAGACATACGCTTGCTCAGCGAAACGACGGGTGATGTTCGGGAGGGGCGAGAGCGGCGACGGCAGGAGTGTCTGTTTCTCGGTGGCTTTTCCAGTCAGGAGTCGCTTTCAGCCCTTCAGCAGCGCTTGGTCGAAATGGGGGTCAGTGTGCAATCTTCTTCGAGGGATGCTTTTGGGGCTGGTTATTGGTTGTCTGTCGCGCCTCAGAGCCAGCGTTTGTTGGGTGATGCTCAGCTACAAAACCTTTCCAACGAATTCAATGAGTTAAAACATAAAATAATGCTGTGTGAGGGGGTTGCACCTGCTGAATAGTTTGCATAGAATGGCGCCCGCTCCACAGCGAAGACCTAAACGGGTATTCAAAGTGAAGTGATGTCAACGCAGCTAACCTCAGGTTTTTAAATGAGAAAATGCTTGACAGAGGTTTGGCATAGTATAGAATGCCGGCCTGATTAGGAGGGGTTCCCGAGCGGCCAAAGGGATCAGACTGTAAATCTGACGTCTACGACTTCGAAGGTTCGAATCCTTCTCCCTCCACCAGATTTAAGCGTGAGCTGCAGGCTCCGCGGGTATAGTTTAGTGGTAGAACCTCAGCCTTCCAAGCTGATGATGCGGGTTCGATTCCCGCTACCCGCTCCAAGTTTGCAGGTTGTGCAACGCGTTTCGCTCTTGTAGCTCAGTTGGTAGAGCACACCCTTGGTAAGGGTGAGGTCAGCGGTTCAAATCCGCTCAAGAGCTCCATATAACAAGGCAGATATGAAAATATCTGCCTTTGTTTTAATGGTTGATATTGTTTGTCTAATTTCTTCTGTTGAGGGTGATATCGATGGCTAAGGAAAAATTTGATCGTTCCCTGCCCCACGTCAACGTTGGGACCATTGGTCACGTTGACCACGGTAAAACCACTCTGACCGCTGCTCTGACTCGCGTCTGCTCCGAAGTTTTCGGTTCGGCCGTAGTTGAATTCGACAAGATCGACAGCGCTCCAGAAGAAAAAGCTCGCGGTATCACCATCAACACCGCGCATGTTGAGTACAACTCGCTGATCCGTCACTACGCTCACGTCGACTGCCCAGGTCACGCTGACTATGTGAAGAACATGATCACCGGTGCTGCTCAAATGGACGGCGCTATCCTGGTTTGCTCGGCCGCCGATGGTCCGATGCCGCAAACCCGTGAGCACATCCTGCTGTCCCGTCAGGTGGGCGTTCCGTATATCGTGGTTTTCCTGAACAAGGCTGACCTGGTAGACGACGCTGAGCTGCTGGAACTGGTTGAGATGGAAGTTCGCGACCTGCTGTCCACCTACGACTTCCCGGGCGATGACACTCCAATCATCATCGGTTCGGCTCGTATGGCGCTGGAAGGCAAAGACGACAACGAGATGGGCACCACTGCCGTCAAGAAACTGGTTGAAACTCTGGATAGCTACATCCCAGAGCCAGTTCGTATGATCGACAAGCCGTTCCTGATGCCAATCGAAGACGTGTTCTCGATCTCGGGTCGCGGTACTGTTGTGACTGGTCGTATCGAGCGCGGTATCGTTCGCGTTCAGGATCCGCTGGAAATCGTTGGTCTGCGTGACACTACCGTTTCCACCTGCACCGGTGTGGAAATGTTCCGCAAACTGCTCGACGAAGGTCGTGCTGGCGAGAACTGCGGTGTTCTGTTGCGTGGTACCAAGCGTGACGATGTTGAGCGTGGTCAGGTTCTGGTTAAGCCGGGTTCGGTTAAGCCGCACACCAAGTTCACTGCAGAAGTTTACGTTCTGAGCAAGGAAGAAGGCGGCCGTCACACTCCGTTCTTCAAAGGCTACCGTCCACAGTTCTACTTCCGTACTACTGACGTGACTGGTAACTGCGAGCTGCCAGAAGGCGTTGAAATGGTAATGCCAGGTGACAACATTCAGATGACTGTTACCCTGATCAAAACCATCGCGATGGAAGACGGTCTGCGTTTCGCTATCCGTGAAGGCGGTCGTACCGTCGGCGCTGGCGTCGTAGCCAAAATCATCGAGTAAGTGGTTGTAATGTATTTTTCGGGCCGGCATAATGGTCGGCCTGATTTTGTTTTAGGTCAGTAGCTCAATTGGCAGAGCGACGGTCTCCAAAACCGTAGGTTGGGGGTTCGATTCCCTCCTGACCTGCCAGATTCACTCAGTGTGTCTGGCTTTCTTTTCACAGGATCTTCATAGATGACTCCTAAAGCTGAAGCTCAAGGCTCTCGCTTCGATCTGCTCAAGTGGCTTGTAGTTGTCGCTTTGGTGGTTGTTG contains these protein-coding regions:
- the birA gene encoding bifunctional biotin--[acetyl-CoA-carboxylase] ligase/biotin operon repressor BirA; this encodes MLTLLNLLKDGRFHSGQDLGAALGISRSAVWKQLQHLEAELGLSIHKVRGRGYQLASPLMLLDALTISAIAPSWPVTVLDSVDSTNAEALRAIGQGGQAPFLVLAERQVSGRGRRGRKWVSPFAENLYYSLVLRIDGGMRQLEGLSLVVGLAVLQALRNFGVPGAGLKWPNDVLVGNKKIAGILLELVGDPADVCHVVLGIGVNVNMQVADEVDQQWTSIRLESGRSSDRNALVVELSKQLSAYIQRHQVDGFSALQSEWEANHLWQDRSVSLIAGSNHVDGVVLGIDSQGALRLKVSGVEKVFSGGELSLRLRDDS
- a CDS encoding pantothenate kinase; translated protein: MILELDCGNSFIKWRVLKAAPVAIFSEGVVGSDIALLDSLRSLEGLVLRKCRLVSVRTAEETDVLIDALEREFGVSAVCAKSAREMSGVKNGYEDYERLGLDRWLAMLGGFHLASGGACLVLDFGTAVTADFIASDGDHLGGFICPGIPLMRDQLRTHTRKIRYGDQAAERALSSIAPGRTTVEAVERGCALMLRGFVLTQLELARSYWGEGFTVFITGGDAELVADVAPEARVVPDLVFVGLAMACPFS
- the tuf gene encoding elongation factor Tu; translation: MAKEKFDRSLPHVNVGTIGHVDHGKTTLTAALTRVCSEVFGSAVVEFDKIDSAPEEKARGITINTAHVEYNSLIRHYAHVDCPGHADYVKNMITGAAQMDGAILVCSAADGPMPQTREHILLSRQVGVPYIVVFLNKADLVDDAELLELVEMEVRDLLSTYDFPGDDTPIIIGSARMALEGKDDNEMGTTAVKKLVETLDSYIPEPVRMIDKPFLMPIEDVFSISGRGTVVTGRIERGIVRVQDPLEIVGLRDTTVSTCTGVEMFRKLLDEGRAGENCGVLLRGTKRDDVERGQVLVKPGSVKPHTKFTAEVYVLSKEEGGRHTPFFKGYRPQFYFRTTDVTGNCELPEGVEMVMPGDNIQMTVTLIKTIAMEDGLRFAIREGGRTVGAGVVAKIIE